The Deinococcus sp. Marseille-Q6407 genome has a window encoding:
- the hemL gene encoding glutamate-1-semialdehyde 2,1-aminomutase has translation MTTQARPKLEQPLSESLFARARQVTPGGVNSPVRAFASVGGHPHFIAHSEGAYLTNADGQRLLDYIGSWGPMILGHNHPAVREAVAEALQGGTSFGAPNEREVLLAEKVVELTREQGVERVRFVNSGTEATMSALRLARGVTGRKYIVKFRGNYHGHADGLLVEAGSGLLTTARGELGEAAPSSAGVPPEYAALTLVSEYNDPAALDRLMQERGQEIAAVIFEPVVGNSGVLIPTAEFLAALHRVREHGTLLIADEVMTGFRLSLQGASGRLGLQPDLITWGKIIGGGLPVGAYGGRAEIMEVVSPSGPVYQAGTLSGNPLAMAAGLATLTELQAHPEIYAGLERYTAALADGLRAAAQEAGVPLTVNQIGSMLTAFHQAAPQGGISSYQQAARSDTQAFAGWFRAMLDQGVYWAPSQFESIFVSAAHGDAELNLTLDAARRAYAEL, from the coding sequence ATGACCACACAGGCCCGTCCCAAGCTAGAGCAGCCCCTCTCAGAAAGCCTTTTTGCCCGCGCCCGGCAGGTGACGCCCGGCGGGGTCAACAGCCCGGTGCGGGCCTTTGCCAGCGTGGGTGGGCATCCCCATTTCATCGCCCACTCGGAAGGCGCCTACCTGACCAATGCCGACGGTCAGCGCCTGCTGGATTACATCGGCTCCTGGGGTCCGATGATTCTGGGCCACAACCACCCGGCAGTGCGTGAAGCGGTCGCCGAGGCCCTGCAGGGCGGCACCTCTTTCGGTGCGCCCAACGAGCGCGAGGTGCTGCTGGCCGAGAAAGTGGTGGAGCTGACCCGGGAGCAGGGCGTGGAGCGGGTACGCTTCGTGAACTCCGGCACCGAGGCCACCATGAGTGCCCTGCGGCTGGCCCGTGGGGTCACCGGCCGCAAGTACATCGTGAAGTTCCGGGGCAATTACCACGGGCACGCCGACGGTCTGCTGGTCGAGGCCGGCAGCGGCCTGCTGACCACCGCGCGCGGCGAACTGGGCGAAGCGGCCCCCAGCAGCGCCGGCGTGCCGCCCGAGTACGCCGCCCTCACCCTGGTCAGCGAGTACAACGACCCGGCCGCGCTGGACCGGCTAATGCAGGAACGCGGTCAGGAGATTGCCGCCGTAATTTTCGAGCCGGTGGTGGGCAACTCCGGCGTGCTGATTCCCACGGCTGAATTTCTGGCCGCGCTGCACCGGGTACGCGAGCACGGCACCCTCCTGATTGCCGATGAGGTGATGACCGGTTTCCGGCTGTCGCTGCAGGGTGCCAGCGGCCGACTGGGCCTGCAGCCGGACCTGATCACCTGGGGCAAGATCATCGGTGGGGGCCTGCCGGTGGGAGCCTACGGCGGCCGCGCCGAAATCATGGAAGTGGTCTCGCCCAGTGGCCCGGTATATCAGGCCGGCACGCTGAGCGGCAATCCGCTGGCGATGGCCGCCGGCCTGGCAACCCTGACTGAACTGCAGGCTCACCCGGAAATCTATGCAGGGCTGGAACGCTATACGGCGGCACTGGCAGATGGCTTACGCGCCGCCGCTCAGGAAGCCGGCGTGCCGCTGACGGTCAACCAGATCGGTTCCATGCTGACAGCTTTTCATCAGGCGGCGCCGCAGGGCGGCATCAGCAGTTATCAGCAGGCCGCCCGCAGCGATACCCAGGCGTTTGCCGGCTGGTTCCGCGCCATGCTGGACCAGGGCGTGTACTGGGCACCCAGCCAGTTCGAGAGCATTTTTGTGAGCGCCGCGCACGGAGACGCTGAACTGAATCTCACGCTGGACGCTGCCCGGCGGGCCTATGCTGAACTCTGA
- a CDS encoding DUF1517 domain-containing protein, translating to MARKAAQSSKKTFGRVLALLGLSALLGLAPVGLTGVPFAELNAAQAQSGGGFGGSSRGGGGYSGGGYSGGGYSGGGYSGGGYRGGGYSGGGGFYPVPMGGPIIIGGGGGGGGILGLVLFGVVMTMVIGSMRRAMSGGARGLAGGLEDTGARAVLVQVALTHGDEVKAAMQEVAHRGDPDTDEGLARMIQEAAVVLLRQRARWTYGRVAVTGGGAQQTDGQVGAWATQARAAFTRQTTSHYQNNDDSSAYEHATDYRYEKEIGDLYLVVTIAVAAHAFPALGQTDQPSAREIEAVLQAISGVSGRTLIRGEVVWSPDAEGEFLSEDETIMKYSELSKI from the coding sequence ATGGCACGCAAGGCAGCACAGAGCAGCAAGAAGACATTCGGCCGGGTTCTGGCCCTGCTGGGCCTCAGCGCCCTGCTGGGTCTGGCCCCGGTAGGCCTGACCGGAGTTCCCTTTGCAGAACTGAATGCCGCTCAGGCCCAGTCGGGCGGCGGGTTCGGCGGCAGCAGCCGGGGTGGCGGTGGCTACTCGGGCGGTGGCTACAGCGGCGGCGGATATTCCGGTGGCGGCTACAGTGGCGGTGGCTACCGGGGTGGCGGCTACAGCGGCGGCGGCGGGTTTTATCCGGTGCCGATGGGCGGCCCCATCATCATCGGTGGTGGCGGCGGTGGCGGCGGCATCCTGGGCCTGGTGCTGTTCGGGGTGGTGATGACCATGGTGATCGGCTCCATGCGCCGGGCCATGAGCGGCGGTGCCCGTGGCCTGGCCGGCGGTCTGGAAGACACCGGCGCCCGCGCGGTGCTGGTGCAGGTGGCGCTGACCCACGGCGACGAGGTCAAGGCGGCGATGCAGGAAGTGGCCCACCGGGGCGACCCTGATACCGACGAGGGCCTGGCCCGCATGATTCAGGAGGCGGCTGTGGTACTGCTGCGGCAGCGGGCCCGCTGGACCTACGGCCGGGTCGCCGTGACCGGCGGCGGCGCCCAGCAGACCGACGGCCAGGTGGGCGCCTGGGCCACCCAGGCCCGCGCCGCCTTTACCCGCCAGACCACCAGCCACTACCAGAACAATGACGACAGCTCGGCCTACGAGCACGCCACCGATTACCGCTATGAGAAAGAAATTGGCGATCTGTACCTGGTGGTGACCATTGCGGTGGCGGCGCACGCTTTCCCGGCACTGGGTCAGACCGATCAGCCCAGCGCCCGCGAGATTGAGGCCGTTCTGCAGGCGATCAGCGGCGTCAGCGGCCGCACCCTGATTCGCGGCGAGGTGGTCTGGAGCCCTGACGCCGAGGGCGAGTTCCTCAGCGAAGACGAGACCATCATGAAGTACAGCGAGCTGAGTAAAATCTAA
- a CDS encoding response regulator — protein sequence MQASPITLLLADDHPVVRKGTREPLEAEADLRVLGEASSGADVVAKAQVLNPDIVLMDMSMPDMTGVEATRRIKAGQGRVSVLVLSSYDDDAYVFAALEAGAAGYLLKEASEEELLRAVRAVAAGESVLHPSIARKVMARFSAQAPAEMDLTEDLSPRELEVLRAAARGGSNKDIARALGISPRTVQVHLGNVFSKLNVGSRTEAVLAGIRRGWIDPQGL from the coding sequence ATGCAAGCTTCACCCATTACCCTGCTGCTGGCCGACGACCACCCGGTGGTGCGCAAGGGCACCCGCGAACCGCTGGAAGCGGAAGCCGACCTGCGCGTGCTGGGCGAGGCGAGCAGTGGCGCGGACGTGGTCGCCAAGGCGCAGGTGCTGAACCCCGACATCGTGCTGATGGACATGTCCATGCCCGACATGACCGGCGTGGAGGCCACCCGCCGCATCAAGGCGGGGCAGGGCCGCGTTTCGGTGCTGGTGCTGAGCAGCTACGACGACGACGCTTACGTGTTTGCCGCGCTGGAAGCGGGCGCGGCCGGCTACCTGCTCAAGGAGGCCAGCGAGGAAGAACTGCTGCGGGCCGTGCGCGCCGTGGCAGCCGGCGAAAGCGTGCTGCACCCCAGCATCGCCCGCAAGGTGATGGCCCGTTTCAGCGCGCAGGCGCCCGCCGAGATGGACCTCACCGAAGACCTCAGCCCGCGCGAGCTGGAAGTGCTGCGGGCAGCGGCACGCGGCGGCAGCAACAAGGACATCGCCCGCGCCCTGGGCATCTCGCCGCGCACGGTGCAGGTGCACCTGGGCAACGTCTTTTCCAAACTGAACGTGGGCAGCCGCACCGAGGCCGTGCTGGCAGGCATCCGGCGTGGCTGGATTGACCCGCAAGGCCTGTAG
- a CDS encoding CoA-binding protein, whose protein sequence is MTLLSSPQELAAHLRPEGATIAVLGFHRDPSRAAHYVPEYLYRRGFRIIPVNPALTESGEEYFGCPAAAQLSDIQVPVDIVLIFRRSDKVHEHLDDILSLNPRPRLVWMQQGIRDPQTAAALNAAGIDVVQDRCMMVDHRSLT, encoded by the coding sequence ATGACCCTGCTGTCCAGTCCTCAGGAGCTGGCCGCGCACCTGCGGCCGGAAGGTGCCACCATCGCCGTTCTGGGCTTTCACCGTGATCCCAGCCGGGCGGCCCACTACGTGCCCGAGTACCTCTACCGGCGCGGTTTCAGGATCATTCCGGTCAACCCGGCTCTGACAGAAAGCGGCGAGGAATACTTCGGATGCCCGGCCGCGGCGCAGCTGTCGGACATTCAGGTGCCGGTGGATATCGTGCTGATTTTCCGCCGCTCGGACAAGGTCCACGAGCATCTGGACGACATCCTCAGCCTGAATCCGCGCCCCCGCCTGGTTTGGATGCAGCAGGGCATCCGTGACCCGCAGACGGCGGCCGCTCTGAACGCCGCTGGCATTGATGTAGTGCAGGACCGCTGCATGATGGTGGACCACCGCTCGCTGACCTGA
- a CDS encoding DNA-directed RNA polymerase subunit beta — translation MQPRPEIQRFGEIAEVIPLPELTEVQVQSFRSFLQEGKAPSERTNFGLESAFREVFPIDETEKGRSTGLVLDYLEYRLGEPPYSPEECREKDLTYQAPMYAKLQLIHKDSGLIKEDQVFLGDLPLMTRDGSFVINGADRVVISQIHRSPGVYFTSSYKGLKKQYSAAIIPMPKRGPWIELEWAGDMLEMKVNKRKFPVSLLLRVLGMDDGQIRELFAEFDPEIQLEDKTTGMNADEALLRLFTVLRPGDPPKRDKATQYLYGLLADPRRYDLGEPGRFKMNTKLGTWQRTEPTLLSFRDGQFFDEGLVDTIRYLMALQNGLETITLGADADGVAQEVLVYEDDIDHLGNRRVRTVGELLADQLRVGMGRMARGVRERMLLGNPDAATPTKLVNNRPIVAAMREFFGRSQLSQFKDQTNPLSDLRHKRRISALGPGGLTRERAGFDVRDVHRTHYGRICPIETPEGANIGLISSLSSYSKVNPLGFIEAPYRRVEGGVVTDEVVYMTADIEDRYTIAQANSPLNDDNTFAEERVLARKQGDPLLYDPEEIEYMDVSPKQIISINTSLIPFLEHDDANRALMGSNMQSQAVPLVRAESPAVGTGVEERVVTDSGTSVVSDVTGEVIYVDSRNVQIRLTEDAPELGLKVGNVQTFEMVRFTRSNQGTNLDQHPIVEFGEQVTKGQVIADGPASQFGRLALGHNITVAIMPFDGFNFEDAICISESLVRKDFYTSIHIEKDEIEARDTKLGPEKITRDIPGLSEAALRDLDEDGVVRVGAEVKPGDILVGKTSFKGESEPSPEERLLRSIFGEKAREVKDTSLRVQSGQGGIVVKTVRFRRGDEGVDLKPGVREMVRVYVAQKRQLQVGDKVANRHGNKGVVSKILPPEDMPYLPDGTPVDLVFNPLGVPSRMNLGQILETHLGEVARLTGKKFVTPVFDSVTEARIKDMLEEQADLRLTQRREDGLGPDKREQEVLDRAAKLGVISEPGEDYEGALRQLSRTGKSVLYDGRTGEPISGPVVVGIMYVMKLYHMVEDKLHARSTGPYSLITQQPLGGKAQFGGQRFGEMEVWALEAYGAAHTLKEMLTIKSDDIDGRDAAYQSIVKGDPVTESTIPESFKVLVKELHSLGLDVEVLDGADKPVDIFEGMMPKR, via the coding sequence ATGCAGCCACGCCCAGAAATTCAGCGCTTCGGTGAAATTGCCGAAGTCATCCCGCTTCCCGAACTGACCGAAGTTCAGGTCCAATCGTTCCGCTCTTTCCTGCAAGAAGGCAAGGCGCCCAGCGAACGGACCAACTTTGGCCTGGAAAGCGCTTTCCGCGAAGTTTTCCCTATTGATGAAACCGAAAAAGGCCGCTCAACCGGCCTGGTTCTGGACTACCTGGAATACCGCCTGGGCGAGCCTCCCTACTCCCCCGAAGAGTGCCGTGAAAAGGACCTGACCTACCAGGCCCCGATGTACGCCAAGCTGCAGCTGATCCACAAGGACAGCGGCTTGATTAAAGAAGACCAGGTGTTCCTGGGCGACCTGCCCCTGATGACCCGTGACGGCTCGTTCGTGATCAACGGCGCCGACCGCGTGGTGATCTCGCAGATTCACCGTTCCCCCGGCGTGTACTTCACCAGCTCCTACAAGGGCCTGAAAAAGCAGTACTCGGCGGCCATCATCCCCATGCCCAAGCGTGGTCCCTGGATCGAGCTGGAATGGGCCGGCGACATGCTGGAAATGAAGGTAAACAAGCGCAAGTTCCCCGTCAGCCTGCTGCTGCGTGTGCTGGGCATGGACGACGGCCAGATCCGCGAACTGTTTGCCGAATTCGACCCGGAAATTCAGCTGGAAGACAAGACCACCGGCATGAACGCCGACGAAGCGCTGCTGCGGCTGTTTACCGTGCTGCGCCCCGGTGACCCGCCCAAGCGCGACAAGGCCACCCAGTACCTTTATGGCCTGCTGGCCGACCCCCGCCGTTACGACCTGGGCGAACCCGGCCGCTTCAAGATGAACACCAAGCTGGGCACCTGGCAGCGCACCGAGCCTACCCTGCTGTCGTTCCGTGACGGCCAGTTCTTTGATGAAGGCCTGGTGGACACCATCCGTTATCTGATGGCCCTGCAAAACGGCCTGGAAACCATCACCCTGGGCGCCGACGCTGACGGTGTGGCGCAGGAAGTCCTGGTGTACGAGGACGACATCGACCACCTGGGCAACCGCCGCGTGCGTACCGTCGGCGAACTGCTGGCCGATCAGCTACGCGTGGGCATGGGCCGTATGGCCCGCGGCGTGCGCGAGCGGATGCTGCTGGGTAACCCCGACGCCGCCACCCCCACCAAGCTGGTCAACAACCGCCCCATTGTGGCGGCCATGCGCGAGTTCTTCGGCCGCAGCCAGCTCTCGCAGTTCAAGGACCAGACCAACCCCCTTTCCGACCTGCGCCACAAGCGCCGTATCTCGGCCCTGGGCCCGGGCGGTCTGACCCGTGAACGCGCCGGCTTCGATGTGCGCGACGTGCACCGTACCCACTACGGCCGCATCTGCCCCATCGAGACGCCCGAAGGTGCCAACATCGGCCTGATCTCCTCGCTGTCCTCCTACTCCAAGGTGAATCCGCTGGGCTTTATCGAAGCGCCTTACCGCCGGGTAGAAGGTGGCGTGGTCACCGATGAAGTGGTCTACATGACCGCCGACATCGAAGACCGTTACACCATCGCGCAGGCCAACTCGCCGCTGAACGACGACAACACCTTCGCTGAAGAGCGCGTGCTGGCCCGTAAGCAGGGTGACCCCCTTCTGTACGATCCCGAAGAGATCGAGTATATGGACGTGTCACCCAAGCAGATCATCTCGATCAACACCTCGCTGATTCCTTTCCTGGAACACGACGACGCCAACCGCGCCTTGATGGGATCCAACATGCAGTCACAGGCGGTGCCGCTGGTCCGTGCCGAAAGCCCCGCCGTAGGTACCGGCGTGGAAGAGCGCGTGGTGACCGACTCGGGCACCAGCGTGGTCAGCGACGTGACCGGCGAAGTGATTTACGTGGACAGCCGCAACGTGCAGATCCGCCTGACCGAGGACGCCCCCGAGCTGGGCCTGAAGGTCGGCAACGTGCAGACCTTCGAGATGGTGCGCTTTACCCGCTCCAACCAGGGCACCAACCTCGACCAGCACCCCATCGTGGAATTCGGTGAGCAGGTCACCAAGGGTCAGGTCATCGCGGACGGTCCCGCCTCGCAGTTCGGCCGCCTGGCGCTGGGCCACAACATCACCGTGGCGATCATGCCGTTTGACGGCTTCAACTTCGAAGACGCCATCTGCATCTCCGAAAGCCTGGTCCGCAAGGACTTCTACACCTCGATTCACATCGAAAAAGACGAAATCGAAGCCCGCGATACCAAGCTGGGCCCGGAAAAGATCACCCGCGACATCCCCGGCCTGAGCGAAGCCGCCCTGCGCGACCTCGACGAAGACGGCGTGGTGCGTGTGGGCGCCGAAGTCAAGCCCGGCGACATCCTGGTCGGCAAGACCTCGTTCAAGGGCGAGTCGGAACCCAGCCCCGAAGAGCGGCTGCTGCGCTCCATCTTCGGTGAAAAGGCCCGTGAAGTGAAGGACACCTCGCTGCGCGTGCAGTCCGGTCAGGGCGGCATCGTGGTGAAGACGGTGCGTTTCCGCCGCGGCGACGAAGGCGTGGACCTCAAGCCCGGCGTGCGCGAAATGGTGCGCGTGTATGTGGCCCAGAAGCGCCAGCTGCAGGTGGGCGACAAGGTGGCAAACCGCCACGGGAACAAGGGCGTGGTCTCCAAGATTCTGCCTCCCGAGGACATGCCCTACCTGCCCGACGGAACCCCGGTGGACCTGGTGTTCAACCCGCTGGGTGTGCCTTCGCGCATGAACCTGGGCCAGATTCTGGAAACTCACCTGGGCGAAGTGGCCCGCCTGACCGGCAAGAAGTTCGTGACCCCGGTGTTCGACTCGGTGACCGAAGCGCGCATCAAGGACATGCTGGAAGAGCAGGCCGACCTGCGCCTGACGCAGCGCCGCGAAGACGGTCTGGGCCCGGACAAGCGCGAACAGGAAGTGCTGGACCGCGCCGCCAAGCTGGGTGTGATCAGCGAACCCGGCGAAGACTACGAAGGCGCCCTGCGGCAGCTGTCGCGCACCGGCAAGAGCGTGCTGTATGACGGCCGCACCGGCGAGCCGATCAGCGGCCCGGTGGTGGTGGGCATCATGTACGTGATGAAGCTGTACCACATGGTGGAAGACAAGCTGCACGCCCGCTCCACTGGCCCCTACAGCCTGATTACCCAGCAGCCGCTGGGCGGTAAGGCGCAGTTCGGTGGTCAGCGCTTCGGGGAAATGGAAGTGTGGGCGCTGGAAGCTTACGGCGCCGCACATACCCTCAAGGAAATGCTCACCATCAAGTCGGACGACATCGACGGCCGTGACGCCGCCTACCAGAGCATCGTCAAGGGCGACCCGGTCACCGAATCCACCATTCCCGAAAGCTTCAAGGTGCTGGTCAAGGAACTGCACTCGCTGGGCCTGGACGTGGAAGTGCTGGACGGCGCTGACAAGCCGGTGGACATCTTCGAAGGCATGATGCCTAAGCGCTAA
- a CDS encoding GAF domain-containing protein — MTELPSSLTVPATLPAELLTHTDTAAFAAALAEWACGWAGAHGVAVWVQTGGGLERLAESGHGLTLATGELVRRSPQPCEEGLLCALPFGVVPHAFGTLEVVAGRPGLAQEWPALAGTLGLALEATRSRELQAGRGRVAAAIDQLVRRTHGSLDHEQILTAVVEVAAQALGFQRAFAGLLAGRPGERGYAPLQEIWSTGFGNRPPGEIGVGPVTYAALLERGEVISYRAAQDAETPLGRSLASLAPQTALLAPLRVRGEPLGLLYADSDRDAPAPGDAALLLELAEQAGLALGSARRFAEATRGRQGESVLRELGLALAGSLRLSDTLAELLSRTAGLFGADAAALYTPGPGGRTLGVHSALNLPSEWVLRARVRPGSGLSGQAFATGMRAECRDFPASGLGGGSRYTRALLAAGEYPFRGVLALPLTTRRGPFGVLTLYYHAPLPLDDTDLKLADALSVQAALAIENALLYGEGQEREREAATLLDISQRLEAGLTRHDLERLLGTLLRGLLWLPGVGAAAHGMPLPAGAELVELAGQLGRGPRPLPRRWVQPGAGSALLAPLRHGQEVLGLLYADDPGLDLPPQATLRLAHRLCSHLADRLGRQQLAEALARSEAGYRQLAESSHDLILTADPQGRVLYANPAARRLLAGHPQAALAPQARLAEWVGGDEAGQERWTALWAQGQGLRAGQPPLRAEVTLAGRRLELQLGPLSGSPSLLVMGRDLSEHYRLLGQISQRGQELAAASARRDELRTFLALFTQAQEEERRRISRELHDETAQLLVAARRRVLRLEKQAPQAAADIQAVAGELSDIAAGVRRFARFLRPSVLDDLGLLPALEWLCTQARTPARLEVSGEELVLSPAQEVTLFRLVGEALANVDKHARANSAAVRITFGPGSLQTTVSDDGQGFDPAAAAALAAQGHLGLLGLRERAQLAGGRLELDSRPGGGTRIHIWLPV; from the coding sequence TTGACTGAGCTGCCCTCCTCCCTCACCGTCCCCGCCACGCTGCCGGCCGAGCTGCTGACGCATACCGACACAGCCGCTTTTGCCGCAGCGCTGGCCGAGTGGGCCTGCGGCTGGGCCGGGGCACACGGCGTGGCCGTCTGGGTGCAGACCGGCGGGGGGCTAGAGCGGCTGGCCGAAAGCGGCCATGGCCTGACGCTGGCCACCGGAGAACTGGTGCGCCGCAGCCCACAGCCCTGTGAGGAAGGCCTGCTGTGCGCGCTCCCGTTCGGCGTAGTGCCGCACGCTTTCGGCACGCTGGAAGTGGTGGCCGGCCGCCCCGGGCTGGCGCAGGAATGGCCGGCACTGGCCGGCACGCTGGGGCTGGCGCTGGAAGCCACCCGCTCGCGCGAGCTGCAGGCCGGGCGCGGACGGGTGGCGGCGGCTATAGACCAGCTGGTGCGCCGCACCCATGGCAGCCTGGACCACGAACAGATTCTGACAGCGGTGGTGGAGGTGGCCGCGCAGGCCCTGGGCTTTCAGCGGGCCTTTGCAGGGCTGCTGGCCGGCCGGCCCGGCGAGCGGGGCTACGCGCCACTGCAGGAAATCTGGAGCACCGGCTTCGGGAACCGGCCACCCGGCGAGATCGGGGTGGGGCCGGTCACTTACGCTGCGCTGCTGGAACGCGGCGAGGTCATCAGTTACCGCGCGGCTCAGGACGCTGAGACTCCGCTGGGCCGCAGCCTGGCCTCGCTGGCGCCGCAGACGGCACTGCTGGCCCCGCTGCGGGTGCGCGGCGAACCGCTGGGTTTGCTGTACGCCGATTCGGACCGGGACGCTCCCGCCCCCGGCGACGCCGCACTGCTGCTGGAACTGGCCGAGCAGGCCGGGCTGGCCCTGGGCAGCGCCCGGCGCTTTGCCGAGGCCACCCGCGGGCGCCAGGGCGAAAGCGTGCTGCGCGAACTGGGGCTGGCCCTGGCCGGCAGCCTGCGCCTGAGCGACACCCTGGCGGAGTTGCTCTCACGCACGGCCGGGCTGTTCGGCGCCGACGCGGCGGCCCTCTATACTCCCGGCCCCGGCGGCCGTACGCTGGGCGTTCACTCGGCGCTCAACCTGCCCAGCGAGTGGGTGCTGCGCGCCCGGGTACGCCCCGGCAGTGGCCTGAGCGGGCAAGCATTTGCCACGGGCATGCGGGCCGAGTGCCGCGACTTTCCGGCCTCGGGGCTGGGCGGGGGCAGCCGCTACACCCGCGCCCTGTTGGCCGCCGGCGAGTATCCGTTCCGGGGGGTGCTGGCGCTGCCACTGACCACCCGGCGGGGGCCTTTCGGGGTGCTCACGCTGTACTACCACGCGCCTCTTCCGCTGGACGACACCGACCTGAAACTGGCCGACGCCCTCAGCGTGCAGGCGGCCCTCGCCATCGAAAACGCGCTGCTGTACGGCGAAGGCCAGGAACGTGAGCGTGAAGCTGCCACGTTGCTGGACATCTCACAGCGGCTGGAAGCAGGACTGACCCGCCACGATCTGGAGCGGCTGCTGGGTACCCTGCTGCGCGGCCTGCTGTGGCTGCCCGGCGTGGGCGCCGCCGCTCACGGAATGCCGCTCCCTGCCGGCGCCGAACTGGTAGAGCTGGCCGGGCAACTGGGCCGTGGCCCCAGGCCGCTGCCGCGCCGCTGGGTGCAGCCGGGGGCTGGCAGTGCCCTGCTGGCCCCGTTGCGCCACGGTCAGGAGGTACTGGGCCTGCTCTATGCCGACGATCCAGGGCTAGACCTGCCTCCGCAGGCCACCCTGCGGCTGGCCCACCGGCTGTGCAGCCACCTGGCCGACCGCCTTGGCCGGCAGCAACTGGCCGAAGCACTGGCCCGCTCGGAAGCCGGATACCGCCAGCTGGCCGAAAGCAGCCACGACCTGATTCTGACAGCCGACCCGCAGGGCCGGGTGCTCTACGCCAATCCGGCCGCCCGCCGTCTGCTGGCCGGGCATCCGCAAGCGGCCCTGGCGCCCCAGGCTCGGCTGGCCGAGTGGGTGGGGGGCGATGAGGCCGGCCAGGAACGCTGGACAGCGCTGTGGGCACAGGGACAGGGCCTGCGGGCCGGGCAGCCCCCCCTGCGCGCCGAAGTAACCCTGGCCGGGCGCCGGCTGGAACTGCAGCTGGGACCGCTGTCGGGCAGCCCCAGCCTGCTGGTGATGGGCCGCGACCTCAGCGAACACTACCGGCTGCTGGGCCAGATTTCACAGCGCGGGCAGGAACTGGCGGCCGCCTCGGCCCGCCGCGACGAGCTGCGCACTTTTCTGGCCCTGTTCACCCAGGCGCAGGAGGAAGAACGCCGCCGCATTTCCCGCGAGCTGCACGACGAAACCGCCCAGCTGCTGGTCGCCGCCCGCCGGCGGGTCCTGCGGCTGGAAAAACAGGCCCCGCAGGCCGCCGCCGATATTCAGGCCGTGGCCGGCGAACTGAGCGACATCGCCGCCGGGGTGCGGCGCTTTGCCCGTTTCCTGCGCCCTAGCGTGCTGGACGACCTGGGGCTGCTGCCTGCGCTGGAGTGGCTCTGCACCCAGGCCCGCACCCCGGCGCGGCTGGAAGTCAGCGGCGAGGAGCTGGTCCTCAGCCCCGCTCAGGAAGTCACCCTCTTCCGGCTGGTGGGCGAGGCTCTGGCAAATGTGGACAAACACGCCCGCGCCAACTCGGCAGCGGTGCGGATCACTTTCGGCCCCGGCAGCCTCCAGACCACTGTCAGCGACGACGGCCAGGGCTTCGACCCGGCTGCGGCGGCCGCGCTGGCGGCGCAGGGACACTTGGGCCTGCTGGGGCTGCGCGAACGTGCCCAGCTGGCCGGCGGCCGCCTGGAACTGGACAGCCGGCCCGGCGGGGGTACCCGGATCCATATCTGGCTGCCGGTCTGA
- a CDS encoding phosphatase PAP2 family protein: MTFDLWLAITALGRDEVFIAVLALYTWLVNPRGAQQLGVAFALSYLVNSALKYSLDLPRPFTAGDTAPSAAARATAGGPSFPSGHAQLGSTLWLGLAAQQRRPWLWAVAALLTGLIAYSRIALGVHYPADVLAGLALGVVFAALAGSRHWALPSDALWRWGVLAAVLLACLLLPAGIPRELPAGLGMLAGFWAVQPDYAPPRGWAGRLLVGVLGLALVLALYLALSVLLPAAWKALAVVTALRYAVLVLFAGAAVPRLLGRWLPREQPALPVGQQPQRV; encoded by the coding sequence ATGACTTTCGACCTCTGGCTGGCCATCACTGCTCTGGGCCGCGACGAAGTGTTTATCGCCGTGCTGGCCCTGTATACCTGGCTGGTCAACCCGCGCGGGGCGCAGCAGCTGGGGGTGGCCTTCGCGCTGTCGTACCTGGTCAACTCGGCCCTGAAATATTCGCTGGACCTGCCCCGGCCCTTTACCGCCGGCGACACCGCACCCAGCGCAGCAGCCCGCGCCACCGCCGGCGGCCCCAGCTTTCCCAGCGGGCACGCCCAGCTGGGCAGTACCCTGTGGCTGGGATTGGCAGCGCAGCAGCGCCGGCCCTGGCTCTGGGCTGTAGCCGCGTTGCTGACCGGACTGATCGCCTACTCCCGCATCGCTCTGGGTGTCCACTACCCGGCCGATGTCCTGGCAGGTTTGGCGCTGGGCGTGGTGTTTGCAGCGCTGGCCGGCTCGCGGCACTGGGCACTGCCCAGCGATGCCCTATGGCGCTGGGGCGTCCTGGCCGCTGTGCTGCTGGCCTGCTTACTGCTGCCGGCCGGTATCCCCCGCGAACTGCCGGCCGGGCTAGGAATGCTGGCCGGGTTCTGGGCAGTGCAGCCGGATTATGCCCCACCGCGCGGCTGGGCCGGACGGCTGTTGGTGGGCGTCCTGGGACTGGCCCTGGTGCTGGCGCTTTATCTGGCCTTGTCGGTGCTGCTACCGGCCGCCTGGAAAGCGCTGGCAGTGGTTACAGCCCTGCGCTACGCCGTGCTGGTGCTGTTTGCAGGTGCGGCCGTGCCACGGCTGCTGGGCCGCTGGCTGCCACGCGAGCAGCCTGCGCTGCCGGTGGGGCAACAACCCCAGCGGGTCTAA